A single region of the Fimbriimonadaceae bacterium genome encodes:
- a CDS encoding prepilin-type N-terminal cleavage/methylation domain-containing protein: protein MKARVHKTQRAFTLVEMLTVIAITAVLLTLIIVPVIQSFNFTRAAEGFSDAQEKGRRLIERISREIGNASDIRDNSERRGELAFQVPGRNGVAIAPIILENTKLDIIKAAEGEPIFGPGGGLWNPNIGKEDPTQQSPIGQIVLPVAPGSTIIRYAVGLRDPFRPYNNPYDGILMARNGDRDNLFVLYRFEVRPYIWQGGRYVANTTLFETDPGTIIGGDPLTAKPILDDPYFLIPDRDSTGTILGGAALAAKQARVQAWLDASTNMTEVSRYDMIQAVFERRTRQPIYDGDVPRLLSLIQFKPASIGNEPATAMAAVRISEETDNRQELAPDVLQTKYHSWTSSLVRMWPSGWSGNNPYLLGRWETTPNGPRFIIFLYDPLSGQPELTGGLQQFDSTYYDLVVAANHPYPFSKSLIPANLSTIAQRGFFTPYAVNMKSGRITASFSIEEVGDPTQTIFRADRNRPTAETGPELTPSNDTNTGGTIADPIYAPSNSLYQINKLFNKIWIENPGLRPNIHRFIDLRVLPAPDGTPSPLHPDPLTGFAKARMVPGSEIVTGPDQRPGPNYGNPVRYTRTTREPSANQYRINYVNQPEPNYALLGLPNPPPVYTPSDIVSAVIQPRYKAGYVQLYSDPNVPLPNTLALGNITVSYRFQFTGVGDTFAVDYDTRELIDVLLTIRNYTQSNLPNPQTITLKATPNVRNVIR from the coding sequence ATGAAAGCCCGAGTTCATAAGACACAGCGCGCGTTTACGCTCGTTGAAATGCTGACGGTTATTGCGATCACGGCAGTTCTGCTGACGCTGATCATTGTGCCGGTCATCCAAAGCTTCAATTTCACTCGCGCAGCGGAAGGCTTTTCCGACGCTCAAGAAAAAGGACGCCGGCTCATTGAACGGATTTCACGCGAGATTGGCAACGCATCGGACATTCGAGATAACTCTGAGCGACGTGGCGAGTTGGCATTTCAGGTGCCAGGACGCAATGGCGTTGCCATCGCTCCGATTATCTTAGAGAACACGAAGCTTGACATTATCAAGGCCGCTGAAGGCGAACCGATTTTCGGTCCGGGTGGTGGACTTTGGAATCCGAATATTGGCAAGGAGGACCCAACTCAACAAAGTCCAATCGGGCAGATTGTTCTTCCCGTAGCCCCAGGCTCTACGATTATTCGATACGCTGTCGGCCTACGTGATCCATTTCGACCCTATAACAACCCCTACGATGGCATCCTGATGGCGCGAAACGGTGATCGCGACAACCTATTTGTCCTTTACCGATTCGAGGTACGCCCCTATATTTGGCAAGGTGGACGTTACGTCGCCAACACTACGCTTTTTGAAACTGATCCCGGAACGATCATCGGCGGCGACCCACTTACCGCAAAGCCGATCCTGGATGATCCGTATTTCTTGATTCCTGACCGTGACTCCACCGGCACAATCCTTGGCGGTGCTGCGCTCGCAGCAAAGCAGGCGCGAGTTCAAGCCTGGCTGGATGCCAGCACGAACATGACCGAGGTGAGTCGCTACGATATGATCCAGGCCGTCTTCGAGCGGCGAACACGTCAGCCGATTTACGACGGCGATGTTCCCAGGCTGTTGAGCTTGATTCAGTTTAAGCCAGCTAGCATCGGCAATGAGCCTGCTACCGCGATGGCAGCCGTGCGTATCTCGGAAGAAACCGACAACCGCCAGGAGTTGGCTCCGGACGTTCTGCAAACCAAATACCACTCGTGGACTTCGAGCTTGGTGCGAATGTGGCCCTCCGGATGGAGTGGCAATAACCCCTATCTGCTTGGGCGATGGGAGACGACACCAAACGGACCAAGGTTCATCATCTTCCTATATGACCCGCTTTCCGGCCAACCCGAACTAACAGGTGGCCTACAGCAGTTTGACTCCACCTACTACGATTTGGTCGTTGCAGCGAATCACCCATATCCGTTCAGCAAATCGCTGATCCCAGCCAATCTCTCGACGATTGCACAGCGCGGCTTCTTCACTCCATATGCGGTCAACATGAAGTCGGGACGCATCACCGCGAGCTTCTCAATAGAAGAGGTTGGAGACCCCACACAAACGATTTTCCGCGCCGACAGGAATCGCCCGACAGCTGAGACCGGACCGGAGCTCACACCCTCGAACGATACGAACACGGGTGGGACAATTGCTGATCCAATCTATGCGCCTAGCAATTCGCTGTATCAGATCAATAAGCTGTTTAACAAGATTTGGATTGAGAATCCGGGCCTTCGCCCGAATATCCATCGATTTATCGACTTAAGAGTTCTGCCTGCGCCCGACGGTACACCGAGTCCGCTCCACCCTGATCCGTTGACCGGATTTGCCAAGGCGCGCATGGTGCCCGGCAGCGAAATCGTGACCGGACCGGATCAGCGCCCAGGGCCGAACTACGGCAATCCCGTTCGTTACACAAGAACGACGCGAGAGCCGAGCGCGAACCAATATCGAATCAACTACGTAAACCAGCCCGAACCGAACTATGCTCTGCTTGGCTTGCCGAACCCTCCGCCGGTTTATACGCCTTCGGATATCGTTTCGGCTGTCATTCAGCCTCGGTATAAGGCAGGATACGTCCAACTGTATTCCGACCCGAACGTGCCACTTCCAAACACGCTGGCCCTGGGGAACATTACAGTCAGTTATCGCTTCCAATTCACTGGGGTGGGAGATACCTTTGCCGTGGATTACGACACACGCGAGCTTATCGACGTGCTGCTCACGATTCGCAACTATACGCAGAGCAATCTGCCTAACCCGCAGACGATCACATTGAAGGCTACGCCGAACGTGCGCAACGTCATCCGGTGA
- a CDS encoding type II secretion system protein, whose amino-acid sequence MKRNRAFTLIELLTVIAIVAILAAIITPVIVRAKDSAYRSSDISKMNDIRSALQLYKADQGEYPPALLGYITTYSGDPMTNDIIPANLLNNNYLYSKRVPALETFRPAFNRTAVDVATTAVWPRQPAGGPGIVNQRFTNTDPVVRPSFWTGSCVTIPSRFYKISGYDVAEVPTQPNRTELRYALFWSELATPADPCNIQPNERGSAMDSPRQLGYAEPPEDTVVTWDSFFREWTVESGVRVPLRIKRDIVLFLGGAARPMDSRAVYDLNWRVGP is encoded by the coding sequence ATGAAGCGGAACCGCGCCTTTACACTTATTGAACTGTTGACTGTTATTGCCATCGTTGCCATCCTGGCAGCGATCATCACTCCGGTGATTGTTCGGGCGAAGGATTCGGCTTATCGCAGTTCAGACATCAGCAAGATGAACGATATTCGTTCGGCACTTCAGCTATACAAAGCTGACCAAGGCGAGTATCCCCCGGCATTGCTGGGATACATCACTACTTATTCCGGCGATCCGATGACGAATGACATCATCCCCGCCAACTTGCTAAACAACAACTATTTGTATTCAAAGCGGGTTCCGGCGCTGGAGACGTTCCGCCCCGCATTCAATCGCACGGCGGTTGATGTTGCCACGACTGCGGTCTGGCCCAGGCAGCCTGCTGGCGGACCGGGCATTGTGAACCAGCGGTTCACCAACACCGACCCGGTTGTCCGCCCGAGCTTCTGGACGGGTTCCTGTGTGACGATCCCATCACGCTTCTATAAGATCAGCGGCTATGACGTTGCCGAGGTCCCGACGCAGCCGAATCGTACTGAACTGAGATATGCGCTTTTCTGGTCCGAGCTTGCTACTCCTGCCGATCCTTGCAACATTCAACCCAACGAGCGAGGAAGCGCTATGGATAGCCCAAGGCAGCTTGGCTACGCAGAGCCTCCCGAGGACACTGTCGTGACTTGGGATAGCTTCTTCCGAGAATGGACAGTCGAATCAGGTGTCCGCGTTCCGCTGCGGATCAAACGCGATATCGTCCTTTTCCTTGGTGGAGCCGCCCGCCCGATGGATTCGCGCGCTGTTTATGACCTGAACTGGAGAGTCGGACCGTAA
- a CDS encoding prepilin peptidase, giving the protein MGSGFFPEWTWIVGFVIGAFIGSFLNVVIYRVPRAIPLWNPSHSFCPSCKAQLGFSEMVPLLSWLFQKGRCRFCASVVPVRYFLVELLNAAIWGGIWYQYFSATSDLSHGIAYLAASSTLVAIIFIDWDHYIIPDQINAFLWFIGISYNIWLFIDKDAAAWTWGTPSALAGWLVGTGALWGITFLGRVMLGRDAMGHGDIKMARGIGAVLFPSLALMSFALAIVAGAVLGVVQVILFKRQEAQESSANAAESGTSGDGDAVQEEDQEASEEEELEPESIPSLLKCGLGYVLCIDIVGQFFPKLYESWFGEPAFEPIEETEDYPIERTMIPFGPYLALGAIAAVVFQQQLLGLVNAYMRWAFPPPT; this is encoded by the coding sequence GTGGGATCAGGTTTCTTTCCGGAATGGACATGGATCGTCGGCTTTGTAATCGGCGCGTTCATAGGCAGTTTCTTGAACGTGGTTATTTACCGCGTCCCCCGAGCCATCCCTCTTTGGAACCCTAGCCACAGCTTTTGCCCCTCTTGCAAAGCACAACTCGGCTTTAGCGAGATGGTCCCTCTGTTGAGTTGGCTTTTTCAGAAAGGTCGATGCCGATTTTGCGCGTCAGTTGTTCCTGTCCGGTACTTCTTGGTCGAACTCCTGAACGCGGCCATTTGGGGTGGGATTTGGTACCAGTACTTTAGCGCAACATCCGACCTCTCCCACGGCATTGCCTACCTCGCCGCATCAAGCACACTCGTCGCGATCATCTTTATCGACTGGGATCATTACATCATCCCGGATCAGATCAACGCGTTCCTGTGGTTCATTGGCATTTCTTACAACATCTGGCTTTTCATCGACAAGGACGCTGCCGCCTGGACGTGGGGCACCCCGAGTGCGTTGGCTGGCTGGCTTGTTGGCACAGGCGCTCTTTGGGGCATCACCTTCTTAGGAAGGGTGATGCTGGGACGCGATGCGATGGGACACGGCGACATTAAGATGGCGCGGGGTATCGGAGCGGTACTCTTTCCGTCACTCGCGCTAATGAGCTTCGCGCTTGCAATTGTCGCGGGAGCGGTTCTTGGTGTAGTCCAAGTCATTCTTTTCAAAAGACAAGAGGCACAAGAATCCTCTGCGAATGCAGCAGAGTCTGGAACATCTGGAGACGGTGATGCCGTCCAAGAAGAGGATCAGGAGGCATCAGAAGAGGAAGAGCTTGAACCTGAGTCGATACCAAGTTTGCTTAAGTGTGGGCTTGGATACGTCTTATGTATTGACATCGTGGGGCAGTTCTTCCCCAAACTGTATGAGAGTTGGTTCGGTGAACCGGCTTTTGAACCGATTGAGGAAACTGAAGACTATCCGATCGAAAGGACAATGATTCCTTTCGGTCCATATTTGGCGTTAGGGGCTATAGCTGCCGTTGTATTTCAGCAACAGCTGCTTGGTCTCGTGAACGCATATATGCGTTGGGCATTCCCGCCGCCAACGTAG
- a CDS encoding type II secretion system F family protein — MPVYSYTYKDASGGFQKGTADVESEEVLRKRFEEQGFVITEITMIKSKSPRAKTYGKVRLTNLSIFCRQFSTMVDAGVSLVRCLDVLAQQTQDPKLKKIIADLGERVEGGESLSRAMQRHPRTFSNLFVGLVRAGEIGGVLEESLQRLSQFLEKDVELRRKIKSAMTYPVLVMVMAFGITFFLVYWFVPQFAKILEDLGLKKDDIPGPTQFLIDLAHNIEKNWWIMLLTVIGIFVAYKLFASTRFGRRVVDRVKLKVPVFGKLHHKICMARFSRTLGTLLTSGVPILQAMETTAGVVGNTIMADAVMEARARIREGDRIGDPLEASRLFPPMVVHMIGVGEESGSLDFMLQKIAEFYEAEIEATLASLTAALEPIMIVLLGFIVGFIVISMFLPFARVIERLSAGSTDSG; from the coding sequence ATGCCAGTCTACAGCTACACCTATAAAGACGCTAGCGGCGGTTTTCAAAAGGGAACAGCCGACGTTGAAAGTGAAGAGGTTCTTCGCAAACGTTTTGAAGAGCAGGGCTTCGTGATTACCGAAATCACGATGATCAAGTCGAAAAGCCCACGCGCCAAGACGTACGGAAAAGTCCGTCTCACGAACCTTTCGATCTTCTGTCGTCAGTTCTCGACCATGGTCGATGCTGGCGTATCTCTCGTGCGCTGTCTTGACGTTCTTGCGCAGCAAACACAGGATCCAAAGCTGAAGAAGATCATTGCCGACCTTGGCGAGCGGGTAGAGGGAGGCGAAAGCCTTTCCCGTGCAATGCAACGACACCCGCGAACCTTCAGCAACCTGTTTGTTGGACTTGTCCGAGCTGGTGAAATCGGTGGTGTCTTGGAAGAATCCCTCCAGCGACTTTCGCAGTTCTTGGAGAAGGACGTTGAACTTCGACGCAAGATCAAGTCAGCGATGACCTATCCGGTCCTCGTTATGGTCATGGCGTTTGGTATTACCTTCTTCCTGGTTTATTGGTTCGTTCCGCAGTTCGCAAAAATCCTTGAAGATCTTGGATTGAAAAAGGACGACATTCCTGGACCAACACAGTTCCTTATCGATCTTGCGCACAACATCGAAAAGAACTGGTGGATCATGCTGTTGACAGTCATCGGCATCTTCGTGGCCTACAAGCTTTTCGCAAGCACGAGGTTTGGACGACGAGTCGTCGACCGAGTCAAGCTCAAAGTGCCTGTCTTTGGCAAACTCCACCATAAGATCTGTATGGCGCGGTTTAGCCGAACGCTTGGCACGCTGCTCACGTCAGGTGTTCCGATTCTGCAAGCGATGGAAACAACGGCGGGTGTCGTTGGCAACACGATCATGGCAGACGCTGTGATGGAAGCTCGCGCTCGCATCAGAGAAGGAGACCGTATTGGGGATCCTCTCGAAGCCTCACGACTTTTCCCACCCATGGTCGTTCACATGATCGGTGTCGGTGAGGAATCGGGTTCGCTTGACTTCATGCTTCAAAAAATCGCAGAGTTTTACGAAGCAGAGATCGAAGCGACTTTGGCTTCACTAACCGCTGCGCTTGAACCGATCATGATTGTCTTGCTCGGCTTCATCGTCGGTTTCATCGTCATCTCGATGTTCTTGCCGTTCGCTCGTGTTATTGAACGCCTCTCGGCGGGCTCTACAGACTCCGGCTAA
- a CDS encoding type IV pilus twitching motility protein PilT, with protein MSEFPSFQVGAETTVSQTEEKSADAPLSVEDLHIDELLHIVVDRNCSDLHISANCPPVIREDGELKRLNYEAFPAYVTQRMIYDILTDEQIHKFETTLELDLSYALPRRARFRVNVYRDRGSVAAAFRLIAQKIPTVDELNLPRILLKLTEKPRGLVLVTGPTGSGKSTSLAAMIGHINATKAVHIITIEDPIEYLHSNRECVINQRELGQDTKSFLNALRASLREDPDVILVGEMRDLETIQLAITAAETGHLVFATLHTNNAAESIDRMIDVFPPGQQEQIRIQLANNLQAIISQQLLPRASGSGRVPANEIMLATPAVRNLIRENKSHQIHSTIQTGHSYGMISMDQCLRDLYLKGIITLEEAMSRAVNVDELKKMISTPQTSSGGGSSQGGAAPPAGR; from the coding sequence ATGAGTGAGTTTCCATCGTTTCAGGTGGGTGCGGAAACTACCGTATCCCAAACCGAAGAGAAGTCGGCCGATGCGCCGTTGTCAGTAGAGGACTTACATATCGATGAGTTGCTCCACATCGTCGTGGATCGCAACTGCTCGGACCTCCACATCAGCGCGAACTGTCCCCCGGTCATTCGTGAGGACGGCGAATTGAAGCGGCTTAACTACGAGGCATTCCCCGCGTACGTCACGCAGAGAATGATCTACGATATCCTTACCGATGAGCAGATTCACAAGTTCGAAACGACCTTAGAGCTCGACCTTTCTTACGCATTGCCGCGTAGAGCCCGGTTCCGCGTGAACGTTTATCGCGATCGCGGTTCTGTTGCTGCAGCCTTTCGTCTGATTGCTCAGAAGATTCCGACGGTTGACGAGCTCAACCTTCCGAGGATCCTTCTCAAGCTCACCGAGAAGCCTCGTGGACTCGTGCTCGTTACTGGACCGACGGGTTCCGGTAAATCGACTTCACTCGCCGCGATGATCGGACACATCAACGCTACAAAAGCGGTCCATATCATCACGATCGAAGACCCGATTGAATATCTGCACTCAAACAGAGAGTGCGTTATTAACCAACGTGAGTTGGGGCAAGATACAAAGAGCTTCTTGAACGCGCTTCGCGCATCCCTTCGTGAAGACCCAGACGTCATTCTCGTCGGTGAAATGCGTGACCTGGAAACGATTCAGTTAGCGATCACGGCGGCTGAAACGGGTCACTTGGTCTTTGCCACGCTCCACACGAACAACGCAGCGGAATCCATCGACCGTATGATTGACGTTTTCCCCCCTGGGCAGCAAGAGCAGATTCGTATCCAGCTCGCCAACAACCTGCAGGCGATCATTTCGCAGCAGCTGTTGCCAAGGGCGAGTGGATCGGGTCGTGTTCCGGCGAACGAGATCATGCTCGCTACGCCCGCTGTGCGAAACCTTATTCGTGAAAACAAGTCTCACCAAATCCACTCAACGATCCAGACCGGACACTCGTACGGAATGATCTCGATGGACCAGTGCCTGCGCGATCTCTACCTCAAGGGAATCATCACCTTGGAAGAAGCGATGTCGCGCGCGGTGAACGTCGACGAATTGAAGAAGATGATTTCGACGCCCCAGACTTCTTCTGGTGGCGGTTCTTCCCAGGGCGGAGCGGCCCCTCCCGCAGGACGATAG
- the tadA gene encoding Flp pilus assembly complex ATPase component TadA, with product MALPRVPMEEFLVNKEFLKPEQLAEAKKVQAQTGDDLGRVLVELNMVGEREIYMAKAQEAGYPFADLDRVKIDSSAINIVPERIAKNHGVLPVKKEGTNLWLAMANVNNIVALDDVKLASGCRVYPVMALPNALEDAIRKYYGGGLAGGPASTSDGDNEAGSVTVSNAQVANELKIAIATANVERSREGDEGADGDAEKMAEQAPIIRLANALIQQAILDRASDIHVEPQHRAVRVRYRVDGVLAEAMMLPKNLQAPLVSRLKIMADMNIAERRVPQDGRIEVRHAGRDFDLRVSTVPTPFGEKVVMRILDKSSVMIGLGKLGFTDENMLKIEELTNQPNGMFLSTGPTGSGKTTTQYSVINRLNTVGVNILTVEDPIEYQLNGIAQVQVNRKAGLTFATALRSFLRQDPDIIMVGEMRDLETAEIAIESSLTGHLVLSTLHTNDAPSATLRMIDMGVEPYLIAATVIGVLAQRLGRRIDGEHKEQYSVTQLDLRRFGFQVQNPEEEVMLYRGVPHENNRMTGFRGRTGFHELMVMNAEIAEMVVRRAPLADIKEAAKANGMKELREDGLVKVLAGITTPDEVMRVVFTAGF from the coding sequence ATGGCATTACCGCGCGTGCCCATGGAAGAGTTCCTTGTCAATAAGGAATTCCTGAAGCCCGAACAGCTCGCAGAAGCTAAAAAAGTACAAGCCCAAACAGGCGATGACCTGGGAAGGGTTCTCGTTGAGCTCAACATGGTTGGCGAACGAGAAATCTACATGGCGAAAGCTCAAGAGGCTGGCTATCCGTTTGCCGATCTTGATCGCGTCAAAATTGACAGCTCTGCGATTAACATCGTCCCGGAAAGAATCGCCAAGAATCATGGTGTTTTGCCTGTCAAAAAAGAGGGAACAAACCTCTGGCTCGCCATGGCGAACGTCAACAACATCGTTGCTCTTGACGATGTAAAGCTGGCTTCTGGATGCCGCGTGTATCCGGTCATGGCGCTTCCAAACGCCCTCGAAGACGCAATCCGCAAGTATTACGGAGGCGGACTTGCTGGCGGCCCAGCCAGTACTTCGGATGGCGACAATGAAGCAGGATCCGTCACCGTTAGCAATGCTCAAGTCGCGAATGAATTGAAGATTGCCATCGCGACAGCAAACGTTGAGCGAAGCCGCGAAGGCGACGAGGGAGCAGATGGCGACGCCGAGAAGATGGCGGAGCAGGCGCCGATTATCCGCCTTGCGAATGCCCTCATCCAGCAAGCGATTTTAGACAGAGCGTCGGACATCCACGTTGAGCCGCAGCATCGCGCGGTTCGCGTTCGATACCGAGTTGACGGCGTTTTGGCCGAAGCGATGATGCTTCCGAAGAACCTTCAAGCTCCGCTCGTGAGCCGCTTGAAGATCATGGCGGACATGAACATCGCGGAGCGACGTGTCCCTCAAGACGGACGTATTGAGGTTCGCCACGCAGGTAGAGACTTCGACCTTCGTGTCAGCACGGTCCCCACACCGTTCGGCGAAAAGGTCGTTATGCGTATTCTTGACAAGTCGAGCGTTATGATCGGCTTGGGCAAGCTGGGCTTTACCGACGAGAACATGCTCAAGATTGAGGAGCTGACCAATCAGCCCAACGGTATGTTCCTTAGCACAGGTCCTACGGGTTCTGGAAAAACGACGACGCAGTATTCGGTCATCAACCGACTCAATACAGTGGGTGTTAACATCCTGACCGTTGAAGACCCGATTGAGTATCAGCTTAATGGCATCGCCCAGGTTCAGGTAAACCGCAAAGCCGGTCTTACCTTTGCAACCGCTCTGCGATCCTTCCTTCGTCAAGACCCTGACATCATCATGGTCGGTGAAATGCGTGACCTTGAAACCGCTGAAATCGCGATTGAATCGTCACTCACGGGTCACTTGGTCTTGTCCACGCTTCACACCAACGACGCCCCGTCGGCTACGCTACGTATGATCGACATGGGTGTTGAGCCGTACTTGATTGCGGCAACGGTTATCGGTGTCTTGGCTCAACGACTTGGGCGACGTATTGACGGCGAGCATAAGGAACAGTATTCGGTCACACAGCTTGACCTCCGACGATTTGGCTTCCAGGTGCAAAATCCAGAAGAAGAAGTGATGCTCTATCGTGGAGTTCCCCACGAGAACAACCGTATGACTGGCTTCAGAGGCCGAACCGGTTTCCATGAGCTGATGGTGATGAACGCAGAGATTGCGGAAATGGTTGTTCGCAGAGCCCCGCTTGCCGATATTAAGGAAGCAGCAAAGGCGAACGGCATGAAGGAGTTGCGCGAAGACGGTCTGGTCAAGGTTTTGGCCGGTATTACCACGCCCGATGAAGTTATGCGTGTTGTCTTCACCGCTGGCTTCTAA
- a CDS encoding arginine--tRNA ligase, with protein MIRFELESRLVSAVQKLVSDGFLPADGLPRMEISDARQPDHGDLACNFGLTASKAAGKPPREIAQALLDSLDADDLIESSEIAGPGFINFRFKADALAAYVPQIVRLGNDLAKTESKIQNPKSKINVEFVSVNPNGPITVGSGRGAAFGSTLCNVLEAAGNDVHREYYINDGVNSEQMRLFAESVMSFVTGKPLPEKGYKGDYVSAAAKFAECYLQVSLFGAKVALEAGAFPTHWKFTPGQLVSELRTQLKLSLNLPVAGQRNHEFDSMIRICALYMNSVQTVSTTNWLSFVQLEKAIAVAFTYVGTFHFNGDKRVKSEPRSVEQIATEVDHLLYQALNETVPFHPLPGDALPTLEWYQSFVQSVMLQRQHEDLDIFGVKFDTWFSEQSLHESGQVEKDVADLIAKGAADEDEHRTVIKMGKGGKVEDVQWLSQASEVDEDDVAGVETRADATPTLLRQGGGSQSPEGNTLWLRSTKFGDDMDRVLRRKDGRLTYISSDVSYHKDKFNRGNKAGTERATKLITVLGPDHHGYIGRLHAVLAALELEISDQRSAISDPLDDFDSKIWHSPEEKAACQAALAKAQKELEVVIFQIVRFVKEGKPAPMRKRDGNIYSLRDLMSEIGKNAAPNAPEEEQMRIGKDVARFFYLMRSHDTHMDFDLDLAEKQSDENPVYYVQYAHARICSVLRKAEESGIDVDGLEAKLKAEGAGGGDNRQSSIVNRQLNHPRELALIKKILDLPYEVQRCAEDYGVHRLTTFATELARAYHGFYDACRVIQPEEPELTQARLALCLATRSGLRAVFNLLGISAPEKMERDTGTEG; from the coding sequence TTGATCCGTTTTGAACTTGAATCCCGATTAGTCTCCGCTGTCCAAAAGCTCGTCAGTGATGGCTTTCTGCCCGCCGACGGGCTGCCCCGTATGGAGATTTCGGATGCGCGTCAACCGGATCATGGCGACCTTGCGTGCAACTTCGGTCTGACTGCTTCGAAGGCTGCAGGCAAACCCCCACGCGAAATCGCCCAAGCTTTGCTAGACTCGCTGGACGCAGACGATCTGATCGAATCATCCGAAATCGCAGGACCCGGGTTTATCAATTTTAGATTCAAGGCTGATGCTTTAGCGGCCTACGTCCCGCAGATCGTCAGGCTCGGAAACGACTTAGCAAAAACTGAATCCAAAATCCAAAATCCAAAATCCAAAATTAACGTTGAGTTTGTCTCCGTTAACCCTAACGGTCCGATCACGGTGGGCTCCGGGCGAGGCGCGGCTTTTGGTTCAACGCTTTGCAACGTCCTGGAAGCGGCAGGGAACGACGTTCATCGGGAGTACTACATCAACGATGGCGTCAACAGCGAGCAGATGCGACTGTTTGCAGAGAGTGTGATGTCTTTCGTCACCGGTAAGCCACTGCCTGAAAAAGGTTATAAGGGCGATTATGTTTCGGCTGCCGCAAAATTTGCCGAGTGCTACCTGCAAGTCTCGCTGTTTGGAGCTAAAGTTGCACTTGAGGCTGGTGCTTTTCCCACTCATTGGAAGTTCACCCCCGGACAACTTGTTAGTGAGTTAAGAACTCAGCTCAAACTGTCCCTAAATTTGCCGGTAGCTGGTCAACGAAATCACGAGTTTGATTCGATGATTCGCATCTGTGCTCTGTACATGAATTCTGTGCAGACAGTCAGTACCACGAATTGGTTGTCTTTTGTACAGCTGGAAAAAGCCATTGCTGTGGCATTTACTTATGTAGGAACGTTTCACTTTAATGGGGATAAGCGTGTAAAAAGCGAACCGCGATCAGTGGAACAAATTGCAACGGAGGTTGACCACCTACTCTACCAAGCGCTCAACGAGACTGTCCCATTTCATCCCTTGCCTGGTGATGCGTTGCCAACTCTTGAGTGGTATCAGTCATTCGTGCAAAGCGTCATGCTCCAGAGACAGCATGAAGATTTGGATATATTTGGCGTTAAGTTCGACACATGGTTTTCCGAGCAGTCGCTCCACGAATCAGGCCAAGTGGAAAAAGACGTCGCCGACCTTATCGCCAAAGGTGCAGCCGACGAAGACGAGCATCGAACGGTGATCAAGATGGGCAAAGGCGGGAAGGTCGAAGATGTTCAATGGTTGAGCCAAGCGAGTGAAGTTGATGAGGATGATGTGGCTGGGGTCGAGACAAGGGCTGATGCCACCCCAACCCTCCTCCGTCAAGGGGGAGGGAGTCAGAGTCCTGAGGGGAACACCCTATGGCTCCGGTCAACCAAGTTCGGCGACGATATGGACCGCGTCCTGCGCCGAAAAGACGGACGCCTGACCTATATCTCTAGCGACGTTTCCTATCACAAAGACAAGTTCAACCGGGGCAACAAGGCTGGAACAGAGCGCGCAACCAAGCTGATCACCGTGCTCGGCCCGGACCACCACGGATATATTGGTCGGCTGCACGCGGTTTTGGCAGCGTTGGAGCTGGAAATCAGCGATCAGCGATCGGCGATCAGCGATCCGCTCGACGACTTCGACTCCAAAATCTGGCACTCTCCCGAAGAGAAGGCCGCCTGCCAAGCCGCCCTTGCCAAGGCCCAAAAGGAGTTGGAAGTCGTCATCTTCCAGATCGTCCGATTTGTCAAAGAGGGCAAACCTGCCCCCATGCGCAAGCGCGATGGCAACATCTATTCCTTACGTGATCTCATGTCGGAGATCGGCAAGAACGCCGCCCCCAACGCCCCCGAAGAAGAACAGATGCGGATCGGCAAAGACGTTGCTCGATTCTTCTATCTGATGCGAAGCCATGACACCCATATGGACTTCGACCTCGACCTCGCCGAGAAGCAATCCGACGAGAACCCGGTCTATTACGTTCAGTACGCACACGCGCGCATTTGCTCGGTGCTTAGAAAGGCCGAGGAGTCGGGGATAGATGTTGATGGGTTGGAGGCAAAGTTAAAGGCAGAAGGGGCAGGGGGTGGAGACAATCGTCAATCGTCAATCGTCAATCGTCAATTGAATCACCCACGCGAGCTCGCCCTTATCAAAAAAATTCTCGACCTTCCCTACGAGGTCCAGCGTTGCGCCGAGGACTACGGCGTCCACCGCCTCACCACCTTTGCCACCGAACTTGCCCGCGCCTACCACGGCTTTTACGACGCCTGCCGCGTCATCCAACCGGAAGAGCCGGAGTTGACGCAGGCCAGACTTGCCCTTTGCCTGGCGACGCGAAGCGGTCTGCGCGCAGTTTTCAACTTGCTTGGAATTTCGGCTCCAGAGAAGATGGAGAGGGATACGGGGACGGAAGGTTAG